Proteins encoded by one window of Halosolutus amylolyticus:
- the rpiA gene encoding ribose-5-phosphate isomerase RpiA, which translates to MKTDGGTDAAKRRAGERAAEDVEDGFVVGLGTGSTTAYAIEAIGRRVGDGLAVQGIPTSFQSRKLALEVGIPLTSLDAVASIDLAIDGADAVVDAPGSDAHGTLVKGGGAAHTREKLVDSAADRFVVVADPSKLTDRLERSVPLEVLPAAHTVVADRIRDLGGEPSLRAAERKDGPVVTDNGNLVLDCTFGEIEEPATLADRLSALPGVVDHGLFVGLADATYVGTDGGVEVRQY; encoded by the coding sequence ATGAAGACGGACGGCGGAACGGACGCGGCGAAGCGCCGCGCCGGCGAACGGGCGGCTGAGGACGTCGAGGACGGCTTCGTCGTCGGGCTCGGGACTGGATCGACGACCGCGTACGCGATCGAGGCGATCGGCCGCCGGGTCGGGGATGGCCTCGCAGTCCAGGGAATCCCCACCTCGTTCCAGTCCCGCAAACTCGCCCTCGAGGTGGGCATTCCCCTGACGAGCCTCGATGCAGTCGCGTCGATCGATCTCGCGATCGACGGCGCGGACGCGGTCGTCGACGCACCCGGTTCGGACGCCCACGGCACGCTCGTCAAAGGCGGGGGCGCGGCCCACACTCGCGAGAAACTCGTCGATTCGGCGGCCGATCGGTTCGTCGTCGTCGCCGACCCGTCGAAACTGACCGATCGGCTCGAGCGGTCGGTACCGCTCGAAGTGCTCCCCGCGGCTCACACCGTCGTGGCCGATCGAATCCGCGACCTCGGCGGTGAGCCGTCGCTCCGGGCGGCCGAACGCAAGGACGGGCCGGTCGTCACCGACAACGGGAACCTGGTGCTCGACTGTACGTTCGGCGAAATCGAGGAGCCTGCGACACTCGCCGATCGCCTGTCGGCGCTCCCGGGCGTCGTCGATCACGGCCTGTTCGTCGGGCTGGCGGACGCGACCTACGTGGGGACCGACGGCGGGGTCGAGGTTCGGCAGTACTGA
- a CDS encoding AI-2E family transporter gives MTASPIDPPGGDSDSGAGDAPADATRRYVLAGVVVGLGLVTGAILLEVLGTILFALTVAYVLMPVHGWLVRRGLTEWTAALAATLVGFIGVVAVFSPIVATLYFRIDEIIAVVDDLPRELPITVLDVTYTVEAGAVQALAIDYLRGAAVSLASALPVLAIKLALFVILLFALLLKGDAAGRAAVAPVPRGYRDIVYALATRARETLYAIYVLQLASSVATFAVGYPFFLVLGYDMAFTLALIGAIMQFVPIVGPSVLIAPIAIYHVTAGDPVAAALVGVLGLVIVGWLPDVAVRPRLARRSAGLPGSLYFIGFTGGLFTLGAIGVVVGPLIVAVFVEAVDLLAAEVNGKVTFTELAESGAGDPPSDADESSPATQAEESGFADD, from the coding sequence GTGACCGCGAGTCCGATCGATCCTCCGGGCGGCGATTCCGATTCTGGGGCCGGCGACGCACCTGCCGATGCGACCCGCCGGTACGTCCTGGCGGGCGTCGTCGTGGGACTCGGACTCGTCACCGGAGCGATCCTCCTCGAGGTGCTCGGGACGATCCTGTTCGCGCTGACCGTCGCGTACGTCCTCATGCCGGTTCACGGTTGGCTCGTCAGGCGCGGGCTTACCGAGTGGACGGCCGCTCTGGCGGCCACGCTGGTCGGGTTCATCGGCGTCGTTGCCGTCTTCTCGCCGATCGTCGCGACGCTGTACTTCCGAATCGACGAGATCATCGCCGTCGTCGACGATCTCCCGCGGGAACTCCCGATCACGGTCCTCGACGTGACCTACACGGTCGAGGCCGGTGCGGTGCAGGCGCTCGCGATCGACTACCTGCGCGGGGCTGCGGTGTCTCTCGCGTCGGCACTGCCGGTCCTCGCGATCAAGCTCGCGCTGTTCGTCATCCTGCTGTTCGCGCTCCTGCTGAAGGGCGACGCCGCCGGTCGGGCCGCCGTCGCGCCGGTTCCCCGCGGCTATCGTGACATCGTCTACGCGCTGGCGACGCGCGCCCGGGAGACGCTGTACGCGATCTACGTCCTCCAGCTCGCGTCGTCGGTCGCGACGTTCGCCGTCGGCTACCCGTTCTTCCTCGTCCTCGGCTACGACATGGCGTTTACCCTCGCGCTCATCGGCGCGATCATGCAGTTCGTCCCGATCGTCGGGCCGAGCGTCCTGATCGCTCCGATCGCGATCTATCACGTCACCGCGGGCGACCCCGTCGCGGCGGCGCTCGTCGGCGTCCTCGGTCTCGTGATCGTCGGCTGGCTCCCCGACGTCGCCGTCCGGCCCCGGCTCGCCCGCCGCTCGGCCGGCCTCCCGGGAAGCCTCTACTTTATCGGCTTCACCGGCGGCCTGTTCACGCTCGGCGCGATCGGGGTCGTCGTCGGCCCGCTGATCGTCGCCGTCTTTGTCGAAGCGGTCGACCTGCTCGCCGCCGAGGTCAACGGCAAGGTGACGTTCACGGAACTCGCCGAATCCGGGGCCGGCGATCCGCCGAGCGACGCCGACGAGTCGTCTCCCGCGACCCAGGCCGAGGAGTCCGGCTTCGCCGACGACTGA
- a CDS encoding DUF7563 family protein: protein MPTCDHCGAHVSERFARVFADERGNILACTSCSANAGIAEVAKERARGT, encoded by the coding sequence ATGCCCACATGTGACCACTGCGGCGCGCACGTTTCCGAACGGTTCGCCCGCGTCTTCGCCGACGAACGCGGGAACATTCTCGCGTGTACGAGTTGCTCGGCCAATGCGGGGATCGCGGAAGTCGCCAAAGAGCGCGCACGCGGAACCTGA
- a CDS encoding ABC transporter permease, whose translation MNPIESLRLSWRSIRGHKLRSSLTTLGIVIGIAAVIAFVTLGASLQAGVIGDISPDDQRNVYGWASEPGTEGGPLAGAQPVFSQDDLDALEERDGVEAAYGYMPLSTQALVYEGELSPQSEALVAAGPSYIRSDSLDEGRQFEMGEREAVINPAVANQFEENVSVGDELTVVLQGGQRTTVTVVGITDTSEGLSPFEGFEPSPRVYVPTDPFYTEQAVGAMPGSDDGAGDGLGPGFGPGTGTNESTAEPGTNGSTTTPGTGDDALFLAIVVEAESADSADVERARDSATAYLESEESDAGTLMDEAGLEATLQTSAELLQQLQDVLDLLQNFIVGIAAISLLVGSIGIANIMLVSVTERTREIGIMKAVGAQNRAVLGLFLSEAVILGVVGAILGTALGLVGGYVGAWYIGLPLVYPYEYVVLAIVVGILVGVLSGLYPAWRAARTDPIDALRYE comes from the coding sequence ATGAACCCGATCGAGAGTCTCCGGCTCTCGTGGCGATCGATCCGCGGTCACAAACTCCGATCGTCGCTGACGACGCTCGGGATCGTGATCGGGATCGCGGCGGTGATCGCCTTCGTGACGCTGGGTGCGAGCCTCCAGGCGGGGGTCATCGGCGACATCAGTCCCGACGACCAGCGCAACGTCTACGGCTGGGCGTCCGAACCCGGTACCGAGGGCGGGCCGCTCGCCGGGGCTCAGCCGGTGTTCAGCCAGGACGATCTCGACGCCCTGGAGGAGCGCGACGGCGTCGAGGCCGCCTACGGCTACATGCCGCTGTCGACGCAGGCGCTGGTGTACGAGGGGGAACTCTCGCCCCAGAGCGAGGCGCTGGTCGCGGCCGGCCCCTCCTACATCAGGAGCGACTCGCTCGACGAGGGCCGGCAGTTCGAGATGGGCGAACGCGAGGCGGTGATCAACCCCGCCGTGGCGAACCAGTTCGAGGAGAACGTCTCCGTGGGCGACGAACTCACGGTCGTCCTGCAGGGCGGCCAGCGGACGACCGTCACCGTCGTCGGGATCACCGACACCTCCGAGGGACTGAGTCCGTTCGAGGGGTTCGAACCCTCGCCGCGGGTCTACGTGCCGACGGACCCGTTCTACACCGAGCAGGCGGTCGGTGCGATGCCGGGATCGGACGACGGAGCGGGAGACGGACTCGGACCCGGATTCGGGCCGGGTACCGGGACGAACGAGTCCACCGCGGAACCGGGAACGAACGGGTCCACTACGACACCCGGTACCGGCGACGACGCGCTGTTCCTCGCGATCGTCGTCGAGGCCGAGTCGGCCGACAGCGCGGACGTCGAACGGGCCCGCGACAGCGCGACCGCCTACCTCGAGAGCGAGGAGTCCGACGCGGGGACGCTGATGGACGAGGCCGGACTCGAAGCGACCCTCCAGACGAGCGCGGAACTGCTCCAGCAACTCCAGGACGTGCTCGACCTGCTCCAGAACTTCATCGTCGGCATCGCGGCCATCTCCCTGCTGGTCGGTTCGATCGGCATCGCGAACATCATGCTCGTGAGCGTCACGGAACGCACCCGCGAGATCGGCATCATGAAAGCCGTGGGCGCGCAGAACCGGGCCGTTCTCGGCCTCTTCCTCTCGGAGGCGGTGATCCTCGGCGTGGTCGGGGCGATCCTCGGGACCGCGCTCGGACTCGTCGGGGGATACGTCGGCGCGTGGTACATCGGCCTGCCGCTGGTCTACCCCTACGAGTACGTCGTCCTCGCGATCGTCGTCGGGATCCTCGTCGGCGTGCTCTCCGGACTGTACCCGGCCTGGCGCGCGGCGCGTACGGATCCGATCGACGCACTCCGATACGAGTGA
- a CDS encoding ABC transporter ATP-binding protein — protein MASSETAVSLSNVRKTYQVGQPVHALDGISLEIPRGSYTAIMGPSGSGKSTLMNLVGCLDTPTEGEVVVDGRDVSGLSDRERTSLRGTEVGFVFQTFNLMPRLNALENVALPQLFQGVSRDDRRDRARELLERVGLGDRVDHMPNELSGGQRQRVALARALVNDPAIVLADEPSGNLDTDTEGEILDLFAEFHDAGTTMVVVTHERHVAERAERIVHLLDGRIERIEELGSVGPDDDGDPAIGDDRAPTVDGEESGGGPAGERTGDRRGGDG, from the coding sequence ATGGCGAGTTCGGAGACGGCGGTCTCGCTGTCGAACGTCCGCAAGACCTACCAGGTCGGCCAGCCGGTTCACGCCCTCGACGGGATCAGTCTCGAGATTCCGCGCGGCTCCTACACCGCGATCATGGGGCCGAGCGGCTCCGGCAAGTCGACGCTGATGAACCTCGTGGGCTGTCTCGACACCCCGACCGAGGGCGAGGTCGTCGTCGACGGTCGCGACGTGAGCGGGCTCAGCGATCGCGAGCGGACCAGCCTCCGCGGGACCGAAGTCGGGTTCGTCTTCCAGACGTTCAACCTCATGCCCCGGCTGAACGCACTGGAAAACGTCGCGCTCCCGCAGCTGTTCCAGGGCGTGAGTCGGGACGATCGCCGCGATCGGGCCCGCGAACTGCTCGAACGGGTCGGCCTCGGGGACCGCGTCGATCACATGCCGAACGAACTCTCGGGCGGCCAGCGCCAGCGGGTCGCGCTCGCCCGGGCGCTGGTGAACGACCCCGCGATCGTGCTGGCCGACGAACCGTCGGGCAACCTGGACACCGACACCGAGGGGGAGATCCTCGACCTCTTCGCCGAGTTCCACGACGCAGGGACGACGATGGTCGTCGTCACGCACGAACGCCACGTCGCCGAGCGGGCCGAGCGGATCGTCCACCTGCTCGACGGGCGAATCGAACGGATCGAGGAACTGGGATCGGTGGGGCCGGACGACGACGGAGACCCGGCGATCGGCGACGACAGGGCGCCGACGGTCGACGGCGAAGAGAGCGGCGGCGGTCCGGCCGGTGAGCGAACGGGCGATCGCCGCGGAGGAGACGGATGA
- a CDS encoding YbjQ family protein, with translation MSDITITTTDGLDGREVTEYLGVVSGEAVMGANVVSDIAAGIRDVVGGRSGSYEKKIETGRQEAIDDIRAEARELGADAVVGASFDYEEMAEGMLWVNLSGTAVKTRRE, from the coding sequence ATGTCGGATATCACCATCACGACGACGGACGGCCTCGACGGACGGGAGGTCACCGAATACCTCGGCGTCGTCTCCGGCGAAGCGGTCATGGGCGCGAACGTCGTCAGCGACATCGCGGCTGGCATTCGCGACGTCGTCGGCGGACGAAGCGGTTCGTACGAGAAGAAAATCGAGACGGGACGCCAGGAAGCGATCGACGACATCCGCGCGGAGGCCCGCGAACTCGGGGCCGACGCCGTCGTCGGCGCCTCGTTCGACTACGAGGAGATGGCCGAGGGGATGCTCTGGGTCAACCTCTCGGGCACCGCGGTGAAGACGCGGCGGGAGTAA
- a CDS encoding DUF5518 domain-containing protein produces MTTERTVINAIIGAVIGVVLSFIPFSTVVGGAVAGFLEGPNPREGAIVGALAGVITFLPIAGIAVIALGVLGFGMGVAAAPIEGFAVATVVVLVFASIVFLYTVGLSLLGGYLGAYLAMEYPDQRTRTRDTIGLSRTDRSRRDRSGPIDPTRPPGPAGDGSLDRDREEDQPQETDAAFDADRDTERERS; encoded by the coding sequence ATGACCACCGAACGAACCGTCATCAACGCGATCATCGGTGCCGTCATTGGCGTCGTGCTTTCGTTTATCCCCTTCTCGACCGTCGTCGGCGGAGCCGTCGCGGGCTTTCTCGAGGGACCGAATCCCCGCGAGGGTGCGATCGTCGGCGCGCTCGCCGGCGTCATCACGTTCCTCCCGATCGCCGGCATCGCGGTCATCGCGCTCGGCGTGCTCGGGTTCGGGATGGGCGTGGCGGCCGCCCCGATCGAAGGCTTCGCGGTCGCGACGGTCGTCGTCCTCGTGTTCGCGTCCATCGTGTTCCTCTACACCGTCGGGCTGTCGCTGCTGGGCGGCTACCTGGGCGCGTACCTCGCGATGGAGTACCCCGACCAGCGCACGCGAACCCGGGACACGATCGGGCTCTCGCGGACCGATCGCTCGAGGCGGGATCGATCGGGACCGATCGATCCGACGCGCCCGCCCGGACCGGCCGGGGACGGGTCACTGGATCGCGATCGCGAGGAGGACCAGCCACAGGAGACCGACGCCGCGTTCGACGCCGATCGCGATACCGAGCGGGAACGGTCCTGA
- the cysE gene encoding serine O-acetyltransferase, producing the protein MIGRLREDIAAMLERDPAAKGWLEVLLSYPGLHAVWSHRGIHRLWNHDYRLAARLLSHVVRWLTGVEIHPAASIGRRVTIDHGMGVVIGETAEIGDDVHMYHGVTLGGDANEPVKRHPTIEDGVRIGANATLLGDITIGEDATVGAGSVVRSDVEAGAIVAGVPAKRVD; encoded by the coding sequence ATGATCGGGCGGCTTCGCGAGGATATTGCGGCGATGCTCGAACGGGACCCCGCCGCGAAGGGGTGGCTCGAGGTGCTGCTGTCGTACCCTGGCCTCCACGCCGTCTGGAGCCACCGCGGGATCCATCGACTCTGGAACCACGACTACCGACTCGCCGCGCGACTGCTTTCCCACGTCGTCCGCTGGCTCACCGGCGTCGAGATCCACCCCGCCGCGTCGATCGGTCGGCGCGTGACGATCGATCACGGGATGGGCGTCGTGATCGGCGAGACGGCCGAGATCGGCGACGACGTCCACATGTACCACGGCGTCACGCTCGGCGGCGACGCGAACGAACCGGTCAAGCGCCACCCCACGATCGAGGACGGCGTCCGGATCGGCGCGAACGCGACGCTGCTCGGCGACATCACGATCGGCGAAGACGCGACCGTCGGTGCGGGATCGGTCGTCAGGTCGGACGTCGAGGCCGGAGCGATCGTCGCCGGCGTGCCAGCGAAGCGGGTCGATTGA
- the fni gene encoding type 2 isopentenyl-diphosphate Delta-isomerase: MPETADRKDDHVRIIEEEDVETSGTGFADIDLVHEALPEIHRDEIDTTTTLFGHELAAPIVIESMTGGHPSTTKLNRALAEAAQRTGIAMGVGSQRAGLELDDEDLVESYTIVRDVAPDAFLYGNVGAAQLVEYDVADVEEAVEMIEADAMAIHLNFLQEAVQPEGDVDARGCLDAIERVADALSVPVIVKETGNGISRSTATRLADAGVDAIDVAGKGGTTWSGIESYRAAAVGADRQEQVGKRFRAWGIPTAVSTVEAAAVHNCVVASGGVRSGLDVAKAIALGARAGGLAKPFLGPAGQGTDAVVDLIETLALELRTAMFVTGAASIAELRETEYVVLGRTKEYLAERR; this comes from the coding sequence ATGCCCGAGACAGCCGATCGCAAAGACGACCACGTTCGCATCATCGAAGAAGAAGACGTCGAGACGTCGGGGACCGGGTTCGCCGATATCGACCTCGTCCACGAGGCCCTGCCCGAGATCCACCGCGACGAGATCGACACGACGACCACGCTGTTCGGCCACGAACTGGCCGCGCCGATCGTCATCGAGAGCATGACCGGCGGCCACCCCAGCACGACGAAACTCAACCGTGCGCTCGCCGAAGCCGCCCAGCGGACCGGCATCGCGATGGGCGTCGGGAGCCAGCGGGCCGGCCTCGAACTGGACGACGAGGACCTCGTCGAGTCCTACACGATCGTCCGGGACGTCGCCCCCGACGCCTTTCTGTACGGCAACGTCGGTGCGGCCCAGCTCGTAGAGTACGACGTCGCCGACGTCGAGGAGGCGGTCGAGATGATCGAGGCCGACGCGATGGCGATCCACCTGAACTTCCTGCAGGAAGCGGTCCAGCCGGAGGGCGACGTCGACGCTCGCGGCTGTCTCGACGCGATCGAGCGGGTCGCCGACGCCCTCTCGGTGCCGGTGATCGTCAAGGAGACCGGCAACGGCATCTCGCGATCGACGGCCACGCGACTCGCCGACGCCGGCGTCGACGCGATCGACGTCGCCGGCAAGGGCGGGACGACGTGGTCCGGGATCGAGTCCTACCGGGCGGCCGCCGTCGGCGCGGACAGACAGGAGCAGGTCGGCAAGCGATTCCGCGCGTGGGGAATCCCGACCGCGGTCAGTACCGTTGAGGCGGCGGCGGTCCACAACTGCGTCGTCGCGAGCGGCGGGGTTCGATCCGGTCTCGACGTCGCGAAGGCGATCGCGCTCGGTGCCCGTGCCGGCGGACTCGCGAAGCCGTTTCTCGGCCCGGCGGGGCAGGGCACCGACGCCGTCGTCGACCTGATCGAGACGCTCGCGCTGGAACTCCGGACTGCCATGTTCGTCACGGGAGCGGCGTCGATCGCGGAGCTTCGGGAAACGGAGTACGTCGTCCTCGGGCGGACGAAGGAGTACCTGGCCGAGCGGCGCTGA
- a CDS encoding DUF1931 family protein, protein MADLIVKAAVKEALDDKNVASDFYDALDEEVDELLEDAARRAEANDRKTVQPRDL, encoded by the coding sequence ATGGCAGACCTTATCGTCAAAGCCGCTGTGAAGGAAGCGCTCGATGACAAGAACGTCGCCTCGGACTTCTACGACGCACTCGACGAGGAAGTCGACGAGCTGCTCGAAGACGCCGCCCGACGTGCGGAAGCGAACGACCGGAAGACGGTCCAGCCCCGCGACCTGTAA
- a CDS encoding metallophosphoesterase family protein has translation MQIGLISDVHGNRVALETVLDDMPPVGGLVCAGDVVGYNPWPADCVDELRDRAVPTVMGNHDAAIEGSAFRFNRMAQAGVEHAREQLSDDQRAWLADLPVERREYGGRLKVVHGHPDDPDRYMRYTRPHEFSARLLGDEDVLVLGHTHVQHVERYADGIVVNPGSVGQPRDGDPRAAYAVVDLDGLTVETHRVEYDVDAVQAAVAEAGLPDRIGSRLARGE, from the coding sequence ATGCAGATCGGGCTCATCTCCGACGTTCACGGGAACCGGGTCGCCCTCGAGACCGTCCTCGACGACATGCCGCCGGTGGGCGGACTCGTCTGTGCGGGCGACGTCGTCGGCTACAACCCCTGGCCTGCCGACTGCGTCGACGAACTCCGCGATCGGGCGGTGCCGACGGTGATGGGAAACCACGACGCCGCCATCGAGGGGTCCGCGTTCCGCTTCAACCGGATGGCCCAGGCGGGGGTCGAACACGCACGGGAGCAACTCTCGGACGACCAGCGCGCGTGGCTCGCCGACCTGCCCGTCGAGCGTCGCGAGTACGGTGGGCGGCTCAAAGTCGTCCACGGCCACCCCGACGATCCCGATCGGTACATGCGCTACACCCGACCGCACGAGTTCTCGGCCCGCTTGCTCGGCGACGAGGACGTCCTCGTGCTCGGCCACACCCACGTCCAGCACGTCGAACGGTACGCCGACGGGATCGTGGTCAATCCCGGGAGCGTCGGCCAGCCGCGCGACGGCGATCCGCGGGCGGCCTACGCCGTCGTCGACCTCGACGGCCTGACCGTCGAGACGCACCGCGTCGAGTACGACGTCGACGCCGTCCAGGCGGCCGTCGCCGAGGCTGGCCTGCCCGATCGGATCGGGAGCCGACTCGCCCGCGGGGAGTAG
- the larB gene encoding nickel pincer cofactor biosynthesis protein LarB: protein MRELLEAVADGSLSPAEAEAELKGYVTGDAGRFDAARQQRRGIPEGIFAAGKSAEQVVALVETALETTGRALVTRVTDRQVAALESALDDSFPNATVDRRSSTVHVRTPAFEPPSLDATIGIATGGTVDGPVADEAELVCEDAGATVDRVDDVGVAALDRILDQLDRLRDADVLVVCAGREGALPTVVAGLVDTPVIGVPVSSGYGFGSDGEAALAGMLQSCTVLSVVNVDAGFVAGSQAVLIARAIDDARD, encoded by the coding sequence ATGCGCGAACTCCTCGAGGCCGTCGCCGACGGCTCGCTGTCGCCGGCCGAGGCCGAAGCCGAACTCAAGGGGTACGTCACCGGTGATGCGGGCCGATTCGACGCGGCTCGACAGCAACGTCGGGGCATTCCCGAAGGGATCTTCGCCGCGGGGAAGTCGGCCGAACAGGTCGTCGCCCTCGTCGAGACCGCACTCGAGACGACCGGGCGAGCGCTCGTCACTCGCGTCACCGATCGACAGGTCGCCGCGCTCGAGTCGGCGCTCGACGATTCGTTCCCGAACGCCACCGTCGATCGGCGAAGTTCGACCGTTCACGTTCGGACGCCGGCGTTCGAACCGCCGTCGCTCGACGCGACGATCGGGATCGCCACGGGCGGGACCGTCGACGGACCGGTCGCGGACGAGGCCGAACTCGTCTGCGAGGACGCCGGCGCGACCGTCGATCGGGTCGACGACGTCGGCGTCGCCGCGCTCGACCGGATTCTGGACCAGCTCGATCGGCTCCGGGACGCGGACGTGCTGGTGGTCTGTGCCGGCCGCGAGGGAGCCTTGCCGACGGTCGTCGCCGGTCTCGTCGATACGCCCGTTATCGGCGTTCCCGTCTCGAGCGGCTACGGGTTCGGGAGCGACGGTGAGGCGGCACTGGCCGGGATGCTCCAGTCGTGTACGGTGCTGTCGGTGGTCAACGTCGACGCCGGCTTCGTCGCGGGCTCCCAGGCGGTCCTGATCGCGCGGGCGATCGACGACGCACGGGACTGA
- a CDS encoding phosphoglucomutase/phosphomannomutase family protein: protein MDVISFGTDGWRAPLEQFTTPRVRMVGQAVASYLHDEGLAGPVAIGYDARESSRGFAEELTRVLCANGFDVLLPERDRPTPLFAHAIVERDLAGALVITASHNPPEYNGVKFIPDDGAPALPDVTDAIADRLADPDPLPADEHGTAREVDVVTPHADAAIDLVADLTGDTDLTGLAIAYDAMHGSGRGTTDPLLERAGATIERVRCERDPDFGGGAPEPAPENLETLVERVTVGDADLGIANDGDADRIAVVTPERGSLDENLFFAALYDYLLESEAGPAVRSVSTTYLIDRVAEAHDEAVHEVPVGFKWVAQAMADHDALIGGEESGGFTVRGHVREKDGVLLALLAAAMHADDPIDDRVDRLLAEHGTVVQDKVSVDCPDDRKERVLADLEDEIPGTVAGTDVEDVNTADGFKLLLADGSWVLVRPSGTEPVLRVYAEATDEERVRQLLDAGADLVDPLV from the coding sequence ATGGACGTGATCTCGTTCGGTACCGACGGCTGGCGGGCACCCCTCGAGCAGTTCACCACTCCGCGCGTGCGCATGGTCGGGCAAGCAGTCGCCTCGTACCTCCACGACGAAGGTCTCGCGGGCCCGGTGGCGATCGGGTACGACGCCCGCGAGAGTTCCCGCGGCTTCGCGGAGGAACTGACCCGCGTGCTCTGTGCGAACGGGTTCGACGTGCTCCTCCCCGAGCGCGATCGCCCGACGCCGCTGTTCGCCCACGCGATCGTCGAGCGGGACCTGGCCGGTGCGCTCGTGATCACCGCTTCGCACAATCCGCCCGAGTACAACGGCGTGAAGTTCATCCCCGACGACGGCGCGCCGGCGCTGCCCGACGTGACCGACGCGATCGCCGATCGCCTCGCCGATCCCGACCCGCTCCCCGCGGACGAGCACGGGACGGCGCGGGAAGTCGACGTCGTCACGCCACACGCCGACGCCGCGATCGACCTCGTCGCGGACCTCACGGGCGACACCGATCTCACCGGCCTGGCGATCGCCTACGACGCGATGCACGGAAGCGGGCGGGGAACCACGGATCCACTGCTCGAGCGCGCGGGCGCGACCATCGAGCGGGTACGCTGCGAGCGGGACCCCGACTTCGGCGGCGGCGCACCCGAACCCGCCCCCGAGAACCTGGAGACCCTCGTCGAACGGGTCACCGTCGGCGACGCCGATCTCGGCATCGCCAACGATGGCGACGCCGACCGGATCGCCGTCGTCACGCCCGAGCGGGGCTCCCTCGACGAGAACCTCTTTTTCGCCGCGCTGTACGACTACCTGCTCGAGAGCGAGGCCGGTCCTGCGGTGCGATCGGTCTCGACGACGTACCTGATCGATCGGGTCGCCGAGGCCCACGACGAGGCCGTCCACGAGGTACCGGTCGGCTTCAAGTGGGTCGCACAGGCGATGGCCGACCACGACGCACTGATCGGCGGCGAGGAGTCGGGCGGGTTCACCGTCCGGGGCCACGTCCGCGAGAAGGACGGCGTCCTGCTCGCCCTGCTCGCGGCGGCGATGCACGCCGACGACCCGATCGACGACCGGGTCGATCGGCTCCTCGCGGAGCACGGGACCGTCGTCCAGGACAAGGTCAGCGTCGACTGCCCCGACGATCGGAAAGAACGGGTGCTCGCCGATCTCGAGGACGAGATTCCCGGGACCGTGGCGGGCACCGACGTCGAGGACGTGAACACGGCCGACGGGTTCAAACTCCTGCTCGCGGACGGTTCGTGGGTGCTGGTCCGACCCAGCGGCACCGAACCCGTGTTGCGGGTCTACGCGGAGGCGACCGACGAGGAACGGGTCCGGCAGTTGCTCGACGCGGGCGCGGACCTGGTCGACCCGCTGGTCTGA
- a CDS encoding GIY-YIG nuclease family protein — protein sequence MADRSADGDHVLYVLECADGTFYTGYTTDLDRRLAEHNDGAGAKYTRGRTPVELRYCEAYGTRSAAMSREYEIKQLTRAAKERLVDGDDR from the coding sequence ATGGCAGACCGCTCGGCCGACGGCGACCACGTCCTTTACGTCCTCGAGTGTGCCGATGGCACCTTCTACACCGGCTACACGACCGACCTCGATCGGCGACTCGCCGAGCACAACGACGGCGCAGGTGCGAAGTACACCCGCGGTCGGACGCCGGTCGAACTCCGGTACTGCGAGGCCTACGGGACGCGATCGGCGGCCATGTCCCGCGAGTACGAGATCAAACAGTTGACGCGGGCGGCGAAAGAACGGCTGGTCGACGGCGACGATCGGTAA